In Phragmites australis chromosome 17, lpPhrAust1.1, whole genome shotgun sequence, the following are encoded in one genomic region:
- the LOC133897511 gene encoding LOW QUALITY PROTEIN: protein ACCUMULATION AND REPLICATION OF CHLOROPLASTS 3, chloroplastic-like (The sequence of the model RefSeq protein was modified relative to this genomic sequence to represent the inferred CDS: deleted 1 base in 1 codon), whose amino-acid sequence MFCSSNAGARAASEWQHARSGPTRGAERASWISGSETSDERKKTFLSSTDMICIYACIVEIRYGGGTYRGRCQGGVPEGKGRLISDGLMGAFNLYDGLWRYGKRSGLGTLFHSNGNVYHGTWRDDLIHGKVWYYFHSGDRWFANFWKGKANGEGRFYAKDGSIFFGHFQNGWRHGESLLADLHILLNKRGT is encoded by the exons ATGTTTTGCAGTAGTAACGCGGGAGCGCGCGCTGCCAGCGAGTGGCAGCACGCGAGAAGCGGTCCCACGCGGGGAGCAGAGCGGGCGAGCTGGATTTCCGGGAGTGAAACGTCAGACGAGCGGAAAAAAACCTTTTTAAGTAGTACAGATATgatatgcatatatgcatgcatagtTGAAATACGGTATGGAGGGGGAACTTATAGAGGGAGATGCCAAGGTGGTGTCCCTGAAGGAAAG GGACGTTTAATTAGTGATGGCCTGATGGgagcttttaatctt tatgATGGACTCTGGAGGTATGGTAAGAGATCCGGTTTGGGGACTCTCTTTCACAGTAATGGTAATGTCTACCATGGAACATGGAGGGATGACCTCATTCATGGAAAGGTAT GGTACTATTTTCACAGTGGTGACCGTTGGTTTGCGAATTTCTGGAAAGGGAAGGCTAATGGCGAGGGTAGATTTTATGCCAAGGATGGGAGTATCTTCTTTGGCCATTTCCAAAATGGATGGCGCCATGGGGAGAGTCTGTTGGCAGATCTGCATATTCTTTTGAACAAAAGAGGGACTTAA